The Rhinolophus sinicus isolate RSC01 linkage group LG15, ASM3656204v1, whole genome shotgun sequence region CCTCCCTCCCACTTGGGAAAATTAGTGGGCAGCTAGAGAGAAGGTGACCCGGCAGATCGGGCCTCTGAGGTCCCCAGATGCTAGTGGACATCTAGTCTCGAAAGACTCAGCTGCAGGACGGGACCCAGCTCCGGGAGAggcagacagaaataaagaagggGCAGGGcccccagtgcccagccctgtgctACCTGCTGAGTCCTGGAGAGAGCCAGGCAGGTCTCAGGCTCCCCTTGCCCTGGCATATTGTGAGAAGAACAGATGGAATGTCCAGAACTGAGGGCTCCGTGGTGAGGGTATCTGGGGTGATCTGGCTACAGACATCCCTGGGGCTCACCACACCTCCTCTAGCCCTGGACAGGGTGTTTTCTCCTTGGTAGGATATCAGCAGAGCACAGGAGCCaagcctcccccgcccccctcccgccccacctctccctctgcccttttttctttcagaacaaGGTGGTGACTGTGGATGGTGTGAGGGTGAAGCTGCAGGTGAGACCAGAGGCTGCgggagagtggggagggtggagaggcCTGCCCTTCCTCCTCACCCAAACCACAGGAGGCCTGCGGCCCTGCCCTCAGCCTGGGGTAATTTCCTGTGGGGCCCATGAGAAGAAccggcttttgtttgtttgatgtcTGCAGAAAAAGCAGCTCCCAGGCACCCTCTTCTATCAAAGGCAGCTCAAATGCCTTCCGACAAGCTCAGGCTCCTCCATCTCCTCCATAGTTTCCCGGGCCTCCTCTGCTCTCAGAGGCTGGACACCCCcaacccctgggctggggaagaggCAACAATTAACTGAGCTTGAGCGCTCAGTAACTACCACCATCCAGGACATTGTCAGCTGTTCAGAAGCCCATGAGAACCTAGAGAAGGAAATATCTCACCTTCCCACACATCTCCCATGTCACAGCATGCGTTCCCTCTGCTAGCACAGTCCCTGCACCCTGGCTCCTTCTGACCATCTGTCCATCCCTTCCTAGATCTGGGACACCGCAGGGCAGGAGCGGTTCCGCAGTGTCACCCATGCTTATTACCGAGATGCCCAGGGTAAGTCCCTCGTGCACTCCAACTGCTTCCCCCAGTCACCTGTGACATCACCCTCTGCCCCAAGTCCCCTGTGTGACCTCTCTCTCCCCTGCAGCCTTGCTCCTGCTATATGACATCACCAACAAGTCTTCCTTTGACAACATCCGGGTAGGTCCCTCTTCCCACCACCCATAGCAGCCAGGCAGGGCCTGTGGAGTTCAGAACTGCCTCCTGCCTTGTGGGAAGGGAGTGGAGCATGGAACACTGCTGACTTCTAAAAATACCTGAGCTGTGACTCAGAAGTAATAAGCTGCTGCTGGGTATTTGATTGGCACGTGAGCatggaggccagggaggctggctGTGCCACTGGCTTAGCCATGACGGTGATTCATGAGTGCATTTCATGACAAAAGTTCAGAAAGTACCCAGCTCCACCCTGGACAATTACCCACAGAGACCAAGGGGAGAACTCAAGCAGAAAAACCTATCCATACGTCCAGCCCAAGTTGCAAGAAAGTGACTCAGGCAGATAGAGTGAATGGCTCTGTCTTTACAACCAAACTATTCGAGAATAGAgataataattcaataaatacaagCACTGACTGTAGGCAACACTGTAAAGTTCCACATGCTCCCTGAACCCCACAGGTTTGCAAGCAAACTGGGGGAACAAGACATATAGGTATAAACAGCTTATAAAGAGGATGGAAATCCACGGCACTCACACTGCCACTTCCAACCCCATGCtcatcactaatcaatcacagTATTTCTGATCATTGAGCCCTTATGTGGCCTTAGAATACTCAACAGGGTGCTCCAGGAAATAGCTGGTGACTACCAACTGATTTATGAAACAAAGCCTCTGCCATCTCTATATTCCATAGAGCTGGGAGTTGCATTATGTGGGGTTTGAGGACCCTCAGGACTGGAAAGGCCAGAACAAAGATACAGATGAGAGAATGCACAGGGCATCATGTTCAGGGGGACAGTGGGTAGCGTGGGATTATCAAAGAGGGCAGAAGAAGGAAGCGCAAAAGAGAGGTGGAGAATGGCCGATGCTCAAGCTTGGCCTGGCTCAGCTCACCCTCTTCCACAGGCCTGGCTCACCGAGGTTCATGAGTACGCCCAGAGGGATGTGGTGATCATGTTGCTAGGCAACAAGGTAAGTGGCTTTCTGGTGAGGGTCCGCTCACCCGCACCTCCTTTCCCACTGCCACAGAATGAGTTCCATCCAGCCTCATCGCTGCCCAGGAGTGTTAGCTGGACATCCTTCCAGCAAAGGACTCTTTCCAGTCTCCAATTCAGGGGTTAGACCTATCTGGTGTCTTCAGCCATCTCCTCTGCCCTCTTAAAGCTTTGGAAATGCCCCCCTGCACAGAAAGCTCAAGCTGCTACTTTAGAGACCCAGCTGCTCAACCCCTATTACGTCATAGTGTCTGGGGTCCCGGACGCACAGCTAAGACTAGAAAGGGTTAGCCCCAACTGTCACCTCTCTGAGGCTGGGTCACCCCATCCTTGCCAAGGAGAGTTACCGACCTCCCCAAGTGGAAGTGAGATCCCAGGACTGGGAGCTGGGGAACTCAGCCTGAACCGGGTGGAAACCCCGGCCCCATGCCAATCATACCGCTTGCAAGTCCCATAGGCCACCAGCAGAGGGCGGGGCAGTGCCTGCTCCTGGGGCAAAAGATGGGCCAGCAGGGGCAGGAGAGGGGCCAGCTGGGGCCAAGGCTTCCTTCTCCAGAGTGACCCACCTGGGCTTGACAGGCAGATGTGAGCAGTGAAAGGGTGATACGTTCAGAGGACGGAGAGACGCTAGCCAGGGTAAGTGACTGCCTGTGGACAcggtgaggggtgggggcagccagaGGCTGGTCCTGAGGACACTCTCTCCCTGGCAGGAGTACGGAGTTCCCTTCATGGAGACCAGCGCCAAGACGGGCATGAATGTGGAGTTAGCCTTTCTGGCCATTGCCAAGTGAGAGCCGAGCAGGGAAGGGAACTGTGCAGGGTAGAATGTCACCCAGCATGGCCTGGCCGCTGGCCCAGCCCCCCAACTGCTCTCTGCATTTTGAGGACCATTTGCCCTGGGCCCCGGGAGTGGGGAGGATGCTCAGCTCCTCACTCCCTGCCCAGCCCATTGCTTCTTCCTCTTCAAGGGAGCTGAAATACAGAGCCAGGCAACAGGCTGATGAACCCAGCTTCCAGATCCGAGACTATGTGGAGTCCCAGAAGAAGCGCTCCAGCTGCTGCTCCTTCTTGTGACTCCCAAGGGGCTGAGAGGAGGTTCCAGAAGCCCACGAGAATACAGCCTGCTCCCCCAGATCGGATTGGTTCTGAGCAGCTGAGCCAATGGGGAGAGAGTTGGGGGGATCCAGGGCACAACCCCTTCCCAAGAGGGGGCTATACTCCCACCCCTACCCTAGTTCCTGTAGCTTCTCTGCACCCCCAGGGAGggtaaaatatttatacttcattttagtgataaataatttaataccaaaaaaaaggcACCAGAAAACCGAGATACGGACCTGGTAGCCCTTTTGCCTTCTAGTATATACTAGGAGTCCGTGGGTGCTGGGCCTCTCTTCTAGCCGTGATGAGGGTGGCATTGCTCCAGTTGATTACCAGGGACCCTGATGCACTTCTGGGGCATGAGGGCAGGCAGTGACCCGGTTCCCACTCTCACTTCAGCTGAAGGGAGGCTGAGCAGACCCCAGCCTTCATTTCCTCTAGCTCTCCAGAGTCAAACTTCCCCATAAGATGGGCCCTTGTGCAGGGAGCTAGACCAAAGCTTATCTCTTATCAGGGAAGATAAGAAATGTGGAGATTGGGCTGGGGCCCAGCTCCCAGGGAGGGGGAGAGTGGAGTAGCGGAGATTGGGTCTGTCTGGCTACCTCTGGCCttccaacacccccccccccagaggtgTACCCCTTTTCCTTCAGCCCACAATCACATTGGGGTACCTGGAAACATTCGGTTCCCATTCTCTAGCCCTCAGATCCAGGGGAGCCCCTCCTTCCTTAATCCCTTCTCTCACCTGCCTTCCTGTCTCTGCCCCTAGACACCTAAGGTCACAGCAAGGGAAAGGTTATTCCTGTCCCAACCCTTTGGCAGGTATGCAACCCACAGGCTACTTTTTCAAAAAGCTGAGGTGCCAGATAAAGAAAAACCTCTGACTCCTGGAGCAGGTGGGAAGCAAACCTCACCCCATGTGTATCAAGTGCTGCCTCTCCCCTGACTACCAACACCCTTTTCTTCTGAGACAGACGCCAGAGCCCAAACTGCTTTATCTCCCCTCCTACTGAGCCAAGTTAGGGAATGAGAGGTCATCCATTTTCTGGATAAACCAACGTGATGTGCGTGATGTGTGCAAAACAAGGTCATGTGGATAAGACGGGTGAGGAGAGGGGCAGCAATGAGTTTTTGTGGGGCCAAGGTCACATGTCTCCCAAAACCCTGACCCCAGACACCAGAAGGGGACAAGAGACGAGCATGTTATGACCAGAGGCACTTTCACTCCAGCTCTTCCAGGCtatgggtgggggcaggagcaaGAAAGAGGTATGCACTGCACATTTCTGAGGCTACTGCATTTGCTTTCAAGGCAGAAATCTTGCTGTCTGAGCAGAGTCAGCAGCTCCTTCATGGGCCAGATAAGGAAGCTCTCCTAGGCCTCTCCCAGGCAGAGCAAGGAGGAGCCTGACCTTGCCCAAGGCAGGTCGCACAGGGTCCAATCACACAGGCTGCTCTGGGCTTCTAGCATTTGTGTTCTTCAGAATTAAACTGCAGTAGTTTGGAAAGTACACCCTGTCCACTGCTTCTTTGAGATGCGCATGGGGCGGGGGATCATGTTGAAAGGATTGGTAGTGCATGTTGGAGGCACTGTCACTGACTGCCAAATCATTTGATCTGCATCCTTTAGTGTTCCCAACTGGTCACCTCACCCTTAACAGACTGCCCCCCAGACTCTGTGACCAGCCTTTCATCTGGAAGGAGCTTAAAGGCTTATCTTAAGGtcctaatcatttttttttctttttctattgaaGGAAGCCTGGGCTCTTTTCCCTGTAGACTATGCAGAGATTGGTTACCTGACTCTgttctgcctctccccaccccaactccctAGCCAGACGCTGACGCCAATGCCCAGGCCATTGCCCTAGGTGGCCTGTCTTCAGTGGGCACACCCTGCAAATTCTGCTGCTCTCTGCGGAGCCTTCACCCTGTCCCAGTGAGGATCAGAGCACGCTCCCTCCCCCCATAAGCAGGTCCTGAGACAGCACAAAATGACTCCACAAACGGGAAAATGTTGTTATTCAAACAACTCTGTTGGGTCCGAGGTAGACCTCAGTGTTATTCTTAAGACCGCTGGAACCTCGTAGCCCCAGACCCGGAGCGGTTTCCCCGACAACGTTCGCTCCTCCACCCGCGCATTGGGGCTGCACACAAGGTTTTGGCTAAAGGCTGTTGAAACTTTAGGGTCCTTTACCCACGGGTTGGCTCTCCTCAATTCCCGCCACTAGTGGGGGAAAATCAGAACCCAGCCAGCGGGCCAGTCTGCCCAGAGCCTGGAACTCGCCCCGCCCCCCGCCTCAACTCCGGCCACTTGGTAACAAACACTTCCACTTCCTGAGCCCTTTCTTCTCCCGCCGTGGGGCGCCAGGCCGAGCCCAGGGCACCGCCCCTGCGCGTTCCCATTGGCCGGAGTCGTTCACCCGGCCACAGCTCCCCCTGCTCGTGGTCCCTGATTGGTCCGAGGTGGTCCACACCCTCGGCGCGGCCCCGCCTCCTAAATAAGGGTCCGGGGCGGGTTCTGGAACGCTCAGACGCCGCGCGGGACGGGGATTGGTCCACGAGTTATTTTGTTGGCTCCTCGCAGTTCACTGCTGCCGCTCGCGGGACACCTGCTCGTCCTGCCGGCGCGGAGATTTGTGGCCTCGCTCCCTCCAGACTTGCAGTCCGTAGGGCTGGGAAAACGACTGGACCGTGCAGTCTTCGGACCCATACCGGACCCTGCGTAGCCCCGCTGAGCCATCGTAGAGCGAGATGAGCTCTGACGCGGCGGCCGGGGCACCCCTGCCCCGGCTCTGCTGCCTGGAGAAGGGTCCGAACGGCTATGGCTTCCATCTGCACGGGGAGAAGGGCAAGGTGGGCCAGTTCATCCGGCTGGTAGAACCCGGCTCGCCGGCCGAGAGGGCGGGGCTGCTGGCGGGAGACCGGCTGGTGGAGGTGAACGGGGAGAACGTGGAGAAGGAGACGCATCAACAAGTGGTGAGCCGCATCCGCGCGGCGCTCAACGCGGTGCGTCTGCTGGTGGTCGATCCCGAGACCGACGAGCGGCTGCAGAAGCTGGGCGTCCAGGTCCGGGAAGAGTTGCTGCGCGTCCAGGAAGGGCCCACGCAGGCCGAGCCTCCGGCCGCCGCCGAGACACAGGAGGCTGGCGGCGAAAATGAGCCGCAGGCCGCCGCTCAGGAACCGCGTGAAGCCGAGAAGAGCCGTTCCGAGCGGGTACGTGCGGGCTGGGCCGGGCGGCGAGGCTGGGACGGCGTGGGAGGGAAGGATCGGGGAGAGACCCAGGCGCCCCGCGCCCGCCTTGTCTTTCTGAAACTCGATCCTCGAGGGGGAGACTGCTTCCGCCCGCCTACCGGGCTCACTGGCAGTTACAGGCTTGGGGCTGCGTCCCAcgacccccaccccctctccagACTCGCTTGGACTCTGAGCTTCTTTGCCACCTGCACCTCTTGTCCCTTGGCCTTTGGAAGTGAGGGAAGGGAGGGCGACTCAGGGAAATCCAGTCCCCGTTTCCCCGGCTCTGTTGGTGGTGTCTGCTCTCGTTTCTTCGCAACCCTCTAATCCCACCCTCTCCGGGCCGGTTCCTCGGCTCTCCCACTTCTAGCCGCCCCATAGTTGCCAGCTTCCTCCACGGTCCCTGTGGGTGGTAACAGAAGCTGGGGTAAAGTGAGTGCGGCCCCGACTTCAAAAAGCTAGAGGAATAACAACTCCCTTTCTGTGCGGAGCCCTGGCGCTGGGATGGCAGGGGTCACAGGCAGGGTTTTACCCTCCAGCCCCCGGGTGTGTGTATCCTTAACTTCAGCTGCAGCCCGGCAGGACTTCATCCTCTTCCTGAAGTCCGGTGTGACTtctgagaaaacagaggaagcCCCACCGTCTTAGGGcgatgtggggggtggggtgcgggGAGGAGGTGCAGAGGCCTCTCGGGGGTGGTGGCGGCGGCTCTGCCGCCCAGGAGGATTTATGGTTCTCAGGAATGTGAGGAGTAAGCGCTAGCTTGTATCGGCGGGGAGGGAGGATCTTGAAGGAGGAGAAAGGTGgctgagggggaaggaggagagggagtggTCCCGTGGCACGCAGCTCTGCAGGGGCCAGCGAAGCATGCTGTGGGCAGGTGGTCTTGCCCTGGCATCATCTGCCTCCCTCCAGTGCCCCGACAGCCAAGCAGGCTGGTTGCTTTTTGCCCATGTTTGGTTTTTCCCTAAACGATCCCAGTTTGGGTCAACTGCAGGAGGGGCAGTGGCAAAACAAGTTGTGCTGAGCCTCCTGTCCCCAGAGAGTGAAGGGGGAGGTCTCGGTGCAGACTGTGGGAGCAGGGCCTGCATGGCTTGCAGCAGCTCTCCACCTGGTGGCAGTGTGTGGCGCAGGTGTCTGGTGCCAGCAGGAGCCTCCCCTAGACAGAGAAAGGGTACAGTTTAGCATTAAGGTAGAAGGTGGAGCCCGAGAGGACCAACTGGTTCGGTGGAAGTGAAGGAAGTGAGGTCACTAGGAGCCCTGTCCAGCCGGAGCTCCTAGTGCCCGGAATGCCAGGGCCTGCAGGCTCCCACTTCCTGCCATTGCCAAGCCGGCATTGGCAAGGGTGGGGCAGGAGTCAAAGCATCCCTGCCAGGGGTCAGAGACTAGGGAGTTGGTCCCAGGCAGAAATACAGTTTGAACTTTGTGCTGAGGGCATTGATTtgccattcttttatttttttgaactttgGCACTCACACAAGTagcacaccccctcccccagcaatTGCATCATGTTCAGCTCCTCCCATTGCCCTTTTGGTTTTGCTGCTGCTGGGTGCCAGAGGGCCTGGGGGGTGGTAGAAGACCTAGCGCATGCACCACCGCCATCTGAAAGGACAGCAACGCTTGGCGTCCTGCTCTAAGGATGAGCACAGAATCAGATTCCCATAGGGGGTGGTGTGACACCTGCACTCGTGTGTACTTTGTTAGGCCCgcagaagggagtggaaccacTCCTACCCAGTCCCCCTGGCCCAGGGACACAGTCACCAGGCCTCTTAGGGTTTCAGGTCAACAAGCAAATCCCAGAACTTCTTTGAGACTTGGTTCtcccatatgtaaaatggggacttTGGAATACAGTGATACCTACCTTCTGTAGAATTTTATAGATAACAGAAGCACTCATGCCCCTGGGGAATACTGAATTGAGTTCCTTTATGTCCAGgcatttgaatcccagctctgtgcagccccccccccccccccagcctttAGAGTTATGCATAGCCAGTCAGTACTCTTAAACCTCTAGTAGGAAATTGCCACGAAATCTGGGCAGGCAGGTGACCTGCCTTGACATTGCAAAAACAATGGTAATAtcgtgttattttttttcctcaaaggcCTCTCCTATGTAAAGAGCACTTCGAGGTTTACTAATTAGTTGTAGCCTGAATTTGTTTGCAAAGTGGGTGCCGTTAAGGTATCTTCATTAGTCCTCATAAGTGAAAAAGGTGGTATGGGGGAAAGTGCTCTGCAGATTGTGGGTGGCAGGTGACATCTCATTGGGAGGATGATCCAGGGCAGAGGGCGAGGGGTGCCTGTAGTACTGGTctaggaggaagaggaggtgtgCTTCCGCTCTGCCCACCTTTGTCGatggcttccccacccccacacccatggggagaggggagcagcAGCACCCTGGCTCATAACCTCACAGTCACAGGACGGGATCTAAACCCTTGAGCTTGGTGCTTGGCACATGGGCCCACAGTGGTGGCTGGGCAGGCCTAAGCCAGCTCAGCTGTACTCGCTGGGCCACCTCAAGCcaagttccttaacttctctaagcctccatttcctcttgtGTAAGTTGGGGGCCATAGCAGCTGCCTGGTGGGTTTATCGGGATTACGCGAGGCTGTCTGCAGAGCTCAGGGTCTGGTACTCAGTAAGTGCCTGGTATTTGAACTAAATATTTCACAGTGATTGTTACACACCTATCCATGGGGCAAGTAGCACTGGATCTGCCTCCCTCCTTAGGCAGGTGCAGCTGTGACCACGCCTGGCACTCAGGACATGCTCAATCAGGGCTCGCTATTGTTGAATAACCATCTATTCCACAGCCCTTCACTCTGGCAGCCTACTCGCCCCACCTCCCCCTTGTGTCTACCCCACCACACCGAGGGTCCAAATTCTCCTCTAACACACCGTATTCACTCAGTCCTTGACCCTCCCTTCCTGACCTCCCTCAGCCTGGGAACCtttcagcccccccccccccccgcactgCGCACTCTCTCCAAGACCTCTCACCTCCCAAGGAGCCTTTCCTCGCAGCCGCCTCCTGCTCCCTGTCCTTACATCTTTTATTGCTCTGAACACACAGTATTTGAATCATCTCTTTATGATCTCCATCGCTGCATGGTGAGTTCCCAGGGCAACCGCAGTGGCTGATTTCTGTTTATATCcccagcactgtgcctggcacagagtagggaGGGGCTCAGtcacatttttgaaatgaatgCATGATAGCCACCCAGGACCTTTGTCCTACATCATCTCAGTCCAGCACACCTGGGCCTCATTACGACTCAAGCACACCCAGAGATCGGAATTCCAGACAGAACCTACCCACTCCTTTTTCTTGCCTATGAGCagcttccattttaaaattaggagtGAGCCAGATCAACatgtgaatcccagctctgtcaacTGGCAGGCTCTGGGCCCCTAATTGTTCATTGTTCCCTGCAAGCCTCAGCTTCtacctctgtgaaatggggacacaAGCACCCATCCTGCATGGTCGGTGGGGGGATTCGGTGAGATGACGGGGGGCTGGGGTAAGTGCCCACCTTGGTGTGAGTTCTGCCAGACCTGACCCTGATTCCAGAGGCAAAGATGGTATAGGCACCCCAGGTAACAAGGTGGGTAGGTGGGCACCATGAGCTGGCAGCCTCCCAACCTCTTTCCCATTTCTGGGGGAACAGAACAGGGTTTGAGCGACAGGATGTTGGATTTGAAATGGACAGGGTGTGTGCTCTCATGTGTGTTGGTCCCTCCTCTTAGGCCATGTATGGGGTCTCTTTCTCCCCTAGAATATAGCCCCTGGTTCTTACCTTCAGGGCTGTGTCTTGGAACCTAGCTCACTCTGACTCCAGTGTCTGTTTGCACATCCATGTGGCCACACAGTTGGATTGTGCTCAGGGGCCTGACTCTCCAGCTGGGTGTCGCTGCCCATCAGAGTGACATCAGTTCAGGCTGCTTGAACCATCTCCCTGAAAAGGTCCCGGTAGCTGAGCCCTTTGGGCCAGGACTCCCAGGTGCTCCTGTTCCCAGTGGCATCCTCCAAGCACCTGAGGAGGCAGGCTCCCGGCCTATCCCTTCTCCTGTGATGGGCTGGGTGGGGAGTCTAGTGACCAAGGCTCTGCCTCCACCCTCAGGTCCTGAGAACCCGCCCTTGCTGTCTCTGGGCTACCCAGGAGCACAAAGGGCCTATCTGGAGGCCGACCTTGACTGTTGGCCCTGGCCTTGCATTCGCCATCCCTAGGGGTTAGAACAGCTCACCAAGTCCCCAGACCCCTAGACAATGTTTAGGGTTCTGTGCCCTGGAACAGGGTAAGTGATACAGATCCCTGTGGTGCAGGTTCGAGTGCTGCTCTCCGCTGTGTGATTGAGCTCCGGCCTCTCCCTGTGCCCTGTTCGAAGGTCACGGGTGGGGATTTAGAAGAGTGTTTGGCGCTGACAGCCTAAGGGTTGAGAGTAAGACCTCTAGGATCTACTCAGGCCATTGCCACagccactagccacgtgtggctcTTAGTACCTGAAATGTGCACAAGTCCAAACTGAGATATGCTGTACGAGTTGAAtgcacaccagattttgaagacctagtacaaataaaaagatgtaaaatagtcccctaataactttttaaatggattacatgttgaaatgataatattttggatacattGTGTAAAATAAGCTATTACAATtaatttctcctgtttctttttacccTTTAATGTGGCTGCTAGAAAACTTTTAACTAcctgtgttaaaaaacaaaattcaaccaagtaactTTGACGATCAAATTGGCTTTACTAAGTGATTCATGAATTAGGCAGCATCTCATCTAACAACTAGACGGGAGCTCCGAAgtgttgtacaaaatggaaggtttttatggGAAGAAGGGGGAGCAAGGGAGCTATTGatctaacaaaagaaaagattattttggGGCCTGACATCTTCTTTGGGAAGGG contains the following coding sequences:
- the RAB37 gene encoding ras-related protein Rab-37 isoform X1, translated to MTTSCIRPSWWATVAWGRHLCWFSSTRASSSPAPSRPPWASDSQNMTGTPGAAATRDGEAPELSPPCSPSYDLTGKVMLLGDSGVGKTCFLIQFKDGAFLSGTFIATVGIDFRNKVVTVDGVRVKLQVRPEAAGEWGGWRGLPFLLTQTTGGLRPCPQPGIWDTAGQERFRSVTHAYYRDAQALLLLYDITNKSSFDNIRAWLTEVHEYAQRDVVIMLLGNKADVSSERVIRSEDGETLAREYGVPFMETSAKTGMNVELAFLAIAKELKYRARQQADEPSFQIRDYVESQKKRSSCCSFL
- the RAB37 gene encoding ras-related protein Rab-37 isoform X2 produces the protein MDLQRFDSYQGGAGPEFNDHVLYKTILVGDSGVGKTSLLVQFDQGKFIPGSFSATVGIGFTVMLLGDSGVGKTCFLIQFKDGAFLSGTFIATVGIDFRNKVVTVDGVRVKLQVRPEAAGEWGGWRGLPFLLTQTTGGLRPCPQPGIWDTAGQERFRSVTHAYYRDAQALLLLYDITNKSSFDNIRAWLTEVHEYAQRDVVIMLLGNKADVSSERVIRSEDGETLAREYGVPFMETSAKTGMNVELAFLAIAKELKYRARQQADEPSFQIRDYVESQKKRSSCCSFL
- the RAB37 gene encoding ras-related protein Rab-37 isoform X5 codes for the protein MDLQRFDSYQGGAGPEFNDHVLYKTILVGDSGVGKTSLLVQFDQGKFIPGSFSATVGIGFTNKVVTVDGVRVKLQVRPEAAGEWGGWRGLPFLLTQTTGGLRPCPQPGIWDTAGQERFRSVTHAYYRDAQALLLLYDITNKSSFDNIRAWLTEVHEYAQRDVVIMLLGNKADVSSERVIRSEDGETLAREYGVPFMETSAKTGMNVELAFLAIAKELKYRARQQADEPSFQIRDYVESQKKRSSCCSFL
- the RAB37 gene encoding ras-related protein Rab-37 isoform X4, which encodes MTGTPGAAATRDGEAPELSPPCSPSYDLTGKVMLLGDSGVGKTCFLIQFKDGAFLSGTFIATVGIDFRNKVVTVDGVRVKLQVRPEAAGEWGGWRGLPFLLTQTTGGLRPCPQPGIWDTAGQERFRSVTHAYYRDAQALLLLYDITNKSSFDNIRAWLTEVHEYAQRDVVIMLLGNKADVSSERVIRSEDGETLAREYGVPFMETSAKTGMNVELAFLAIAKELKYRARQQADEPSFQIRDYVESQKKRSSCCSFL
- the RAB37 gene encoding ras-related protein Rab-37 isoform X3, producing MTTSCIRPSWWATVAWGRHLCWFSSTRASSSPAPSRPPWASDSQNMTGTPGAAATRDGEAPELSPPCSPSYDLTGKVMLLGDSGVGKTCFLIQFKDGAFLSGTFIATVGIDFRNKVVTVDGVRVKLQIWDTAGQERFRSVTHAYYRDAQALLLLYDITNKSSFDNIRAWLTEVHEYAQRDVVIMLLGNKADVSSERVIRSEDGETLAREYGVPFMETSAKTGMNVELAFLAIAKELKYRARQQADEPSFQIRDYVESQKKRSSCCSFL
- the RAB37 gene encoding ras-related protein Rab-37 isoform X6, whose amino-acid sequence is MDLQRFDSYQGGAGPEFNDHVLYKTILVGDSGVGKTSLLVQFDQGKFIPGSFSATVGIGFTNKVVTVDGVRVKLQIWDTAGQERFRSVTHAYYRDAQALLLLYDITNKSSFDNIRAWLTEVHEYAQRDVVIMLLGNKADVSSERVIRSEDGETLAREYGVPFMETSAKTGMNVELAFLAIAKELKYRARQQADEPSFQIRDYVESQKKRSSCCSFL